CTGGCTCGTTAAGAATCTCGAGGAGGTGCTCGGGGCGCTCACGTCCGAGGGTGGTCGGACGCGCGAAGACGCCCTCTTCGGCGAGTGCTGGTTCGTCTGCGACTCGCTCGGGTTCTGGGCAAGGCGCTCACGACACTACCTGGCCGACCGCAGGATCCGCTCGCGCTCACCGATCATGCGCGGCCGTACGATCCGGGTCCGGTACGCGCCACGCGGCGTGATAGGCGTGATCGCGCCCTGGAACTTCCCGCTGGCACTCGGGTTCGGCGATGCGATCCCCGCCCTCATGGCCGGGAACGCCGTGGTGCTGAAGCCCAGCGGCATCACTCCGCTCTCGTCGCTGCTCGTCGAGCGGGCCTGGCGAGAGATCGGGGCGCCAGACGGCGTCTTCGCCGTGGCGACCGGGCGCGGCGAGGTCGGCTCTGCGCTGGTCGACGCGGCCGACATGATCATGTTCACCGGCTCTGTCGACACGGGCCGCAAGATCGCGGAGCGGGCGGCGCGGCGCCTGACCCCAGTGTCGCTCGAGCTCGGCGGCAAGGACCCGATGATCGTGCTGCGCGACGCCGACCTCGACCGCGCGGCAGCTGTCGCGACCCAGTTCGCGTTCTGGCACAGCGGTCAGATCTGCATGTCGGTCGAGCGCGCGTACGTGGAGGACCCGGTCTACGACAGCTTCGTCGCCAAGGTCCTGGAGCGCACACAGTCCCTGCGTCAGGGCGCGGGCGGGCCCGCCGGCAGCGCCGAGGTCGGGGCGATGGTCACCTCCGAGCAGGCGGAGCTCGTGGCGAGCCACATCGCCGATGCCGTGGCCAAGGGCGCCCGGGTGCTGGCGGGGGGCAAGCCGCGGCCCGGGCCGGGGCGGTTCTTCGAGCCCACCGTACTCGTAGACGTGGACCACGGCATGCGCGTGATGACCGAAGAGACCTTCGGCCCCGTGCTGCCGATCATGCGTGTGGCGGACGCTGACGAGGCGGTGCGGCTGGCCAACGACAGCCTCTACGGCCTGAACTCGAGCGTGTTCAGCTCCGACCTCACAAAGGGGGAGCGAATCGCGGAGCGGCTGCAGGCCGGCAACGCCTGCGTGAACGACGCGGCTGTGAACGCTGGCATCCCGGCGGCGCCGTTCGGGGCCGTGAAGGAGTCCGGCATCGGCACGCGCAACGGCCCCGAGGGGATTCGCAAGTACTGCAGCGCGCAGACCGTGCTCGTCCGGCGGCGACCGATTCCCGGTGCCGACTTCCTCGGCTGGCCCAACAGATCCTTCGCCACGCGCCTGTTCGAGCGCGTGCTGCGTCTGCTCTGGGGCCGGCGGCGCTCGTCCAGATAGCCGGGACGCGGCTCGGGGATGACGCGGCGCGCGGTTACGATCGCGCGGCGCGCGATGGCCACTCCAGCAGCCCACATCGAGCTCGATCGCATCGACCTGAGCGACCTCCACCTCTACGCCGACGGCCCGCCTTGGGGCTTGTTCGCGCGCCTGCGCCAGGCGGCCCCGGTGCACTGGAACCAGCTGCCCGACGCTCCCGGCTTCTGGTCGCTCACCCGGCACGCCGACATCCGCGCCGCGAACCTCGACTGGGAGACTTACTCCTCGGGGCTCGGCGGAGTGTTCCTGCGTGAGGACCAAGTGCTGCCCTGGGAGGCCGCGCAGCTGGCCATCATCAACCAGGATCCGCCCCGTCACACCAAGCTGCGCGACATCGTGCAGAAGGTGTTCACGCCGCGCGTGATTCGCGAGCGGGAGGCGCACATCTGCGAGCTGACCACCGAGCTGATCGACGGCCTGATCGAGCGTGGAGAGTGCGACTTCGTGCAGGACTTCGCCCGCAACCTGCCACTCACGGTGATCGCCGAGATGGGCGGTGTGCCCGCAGCGGACCACCAGCAGATCATTCAGTGGACTGAGCCGATGTCGGCTTTCGACGACCCCCGCTTCAGCACCTCGCTGGACCATCGCGTCCAGGCACTCGGGGAGCTGAGCCAGTACCTGCTCGCACTCGTGGCCGACCGGCGGGAAAACCCGCGCGAGGACCTGATCTCGCACCTCACCCGGGCCGAGGTGGACGGCGAGGGGCTGAGCGACCTCGAGATCGTGATCTTCTTCGCCTTCCTAATGGACGCCGGTAACCAGACGACCCGCAACACCACCGCGGGGGCGATGCTCGCGCTGATGGAGCACCCCGAGGAGCGCCGGAAGCTGATCGAGGACCCGTCGCTGATCGGCGACGCCGTGGAGGAGTTCCTCCGGTGGCACAGCGCCATCCTCCAGATGCGCCGGACCGCCACACGCGACGTGGAGCTGCACGGGGTCAGGATCGAGGAGGGCCAGAAGGTCGTCCTCTGGTACGCCTCGGGAAACCGCGACCCCGATGTGTTCTCGGAGCCTGACCGGTTCAACGTGACCCGCAGCGACGCCGGTAAGCACCAGGCCTTCGGTGGCGGTGGTCGCCACTTCTGCCTGGGCAACCAGCTGGCCCGGCTCGAACTGCGGGTGATCTTTGAGGAGCTGCTGCGCCGGATCCCCGACATGGAGCTGGCCGGCCCCGTCGACCGCATGCGTTCCAACTTCTTTCACGGGATCGTGGGAATGCCCGTGACATTCACGCCGGGCAAGCGAAGCTGAGGCCGCCGGGCTAGGCGCCGACCGAGGCGCGCTCGAGCAGCTCGACCGCCTCGGCGGCGGTCATCGCGCAGGCGCTCGTCCCGATCAGCGCGCCGGGCCGCACGCCGTCCCCCACGTCCACCATGTTCGGCACCGGCGTGGCCACCGACGGGTTGTTCGAGGGCCGCAGCGCAGCGCGGGGTTGTCGCCGCGCATCGCCTTGAAGTGGACGACCTCGGCCTTGTCGAACCAAGGCAGCATCTTGCGCAGGTCGGCCTCCAGGCGGGCCCGCTCGTCGTCCACGTCGAATCCGCCGCCCACCGACGGCCGCCACGGAAAAGGCGTCGTAGAGCGTCCGCCCCTCGGGCGCGAGCTCGGGACAGAGCGCCGTCAGGTTTGCGATCGAGCAGAGGCGATCGGTGTCGGTGAAGTTCAGCATTCCCGGGCAGTCGGCGAGGAAGTCCTCGGTCGTGGAGAGGGAAAGCGCCAGCATGGAGGTCGGCAGGACGTCGGCGACCCGCTCCCGGAAGGCCTCCTCCACCGGGGTGCCGAGCACCATCTCCGCGGTCTTCGTCGGGCCGGCGTTCGAGACCACGGCGCTCGCCTCGAGCCGCACCTCCTGCCCGTCGGGCGCGGTGGCGCGGATGGCGACCGCAAGCCCGTCCTCGATCTCGATCCGGCTGACCTCCCAGCCGGTCCGAACCTCGCCGCCGTGCTCCACGATGGCGGCCGCGATGCGCTCGGCGATCTCGATGTTGCCGCGCGGCGCGAAACCGAAGTGGTTGTACGCGGCGCCCTCGCGCACGTTCGTGAAGAAGAGGGCCGCGGGCACCTCGTTCGCGTTGGCCGTGAAGACGTTGCGGGCCACCGTCTCGATGAGGGTCTGGACGGTTCGGCTCCCGGTGTGCCGGCGGGTCCACTCCTCGATCGTCAGCTCGTCGTCCGGATCGGTGGTGGCGGTGCGCAGGCCCCTCCGCGACGCGAGCGGCCGTCTTGGTGACGCGCTTCATGAGGAACTTCCAGGCGGGAGCGCCGGCGTTCACATACCTGCCGCGGATCAGGAACCGTAGGGGCGGATCGGGCCAGCGCAGCTCCGGGTCGATGCCGAGCTCCTGGAGGGAACGGTGGAAAGGTCCGCCTTGGGCGATCGCTATCGCTCCGGTGGAAACACGGTAGCCGTGGACTTCGATGGTCGAGAAACGGCCGCCGACCCGCTTCGCCGCCTCGAGCACCACCGGGCTTCGCCCCGCGCGCGCGAGACGCGCGGCGGCCAGCAGTCCCCCGGTGCCCGCACCGATCACGACGACGTCGTGCGCCCTGGAGGCGGTCATCGCGGCTAGGCAGCCGCTGCGCCGCCGCTGAGGGCCGGCTCCTCCAGCAGCGCATCGACCGCGATTCTCGCGGTCATCGCGCACGCCGTGGTGCCGCTCGTGCCGTCCGGCTTGACCCCGTCGCCCACGTCCACCAGGTTCGCCACGGGGGTCCTGACGCCGGGGTCCTTGCCGGGCGCGCAACGCATCGCGGGCTTCTCGTTGCCTCGCATGACCTTGAACAGAACGGTCTCGGCGTCGTCGAAGCCGGGCAGGACCTTGGCCAGATCCTCCTCGAGCAGCCTGCGCTCCAGGTCCACGTCGAACTCGCCGCCGAGCGACGGGCGCGGCACGGAGTAGGCGTCATAGAGCTTCCGTCCCTCGGGGGCCAGCTCGGGGCAGAGGGCGGTCATGTTGCCCATGCTGCAGAGCCGCTTCGTGTCGGTGAAGTTCATCATCCCGGGACAGCCCGCGAGGATCTCCTCCCGGGTGGAGAACGCCAGGGCGAGCATCGACGTGGGCTGCGTGCCCTCGACCCGCTTCTCGAACTCGGTCGCCAACGGCGAATCGGCGACGAGCTTGGCCGTGTTGACCGGCCCTATGTCCGAGATGACCGCGCACGCCGGCAGCCTGTGCCGGGCGCCGGCGGCGTCTATGGCCAGTACGGCGACCGCCTCGCTCTCCTCGATCTCGATCATCGTGGCGGTCCACTCCGTCCGGACCTCACCGCCGCGCTCCTCGATCGCGGCCGCCACCGCCTTGGCGATCCC
The sequence above is drawn from the Thermoleophilaceae bacterium genome and encodes:
- a CDS encoding aldehyde dehydrogenase family protein — its product is MPLVDNEPARSENEPARSSRFDVVAPATGAIMGRVHAMSAEEVAVLIRRARAAQPGWAALGFQGRAQVMRDLRGWLVKNLEEVLGALTSEGGRTREDALFGECWFVCDSLGFWARRSRHYLADRRIRSRSPIMRGRTIRVRYAPRGVIGVIAPWNFPLALGFGDAIPALMAGNAVVLKPSGITPLSSLLVERAWREIGAPDGVFAVATGRGEVGSALVDAADMIMFTGSVDTGRKIAERAARRLTPVSLELGGKDPMIVLRDADLDRAAAVATQFAFWHSGQICMSVERAYVEDPVYDSFVAKVLERTQSLRQGAGGPAGSAEVGAMVTSEQAELVASHIADAVAKGARVLAGGKPRPGPGRFFEPTVLVDVDHGMRVMTEETFGPVLPIMRVADADEAVRLANDSLYGLNSSVFSSDLTKGERIAERLQAGNACVNDAAVNAGIPAAPFGAVKESGIGTRNGPEGIRKYCSAQTVLVRRRPIPGADFLGWPNRSFATRLFERVLRLLWGRRRSSR
- a CDS encoding FAD-dependent oxidoreductase, with amino-acid sequence MRTATTDPDDELTIEEWTRRHTGSRTVQTLIETVARNVFTANANEVPAALFFTNVREGAAYNHFGFAPRGNIEIAERIAAAIVEHGGEVRTGWEVSRIEIEDGLAVAIRATAPDGQEVRLEASAVVSNAGPTKTAEMVLGTPVEEAFRERVADVLPTSMLALSLSTTEDFLADCPGMLNFTDTDRLCSIANLTALCPELAPEGRTLYDAFSVAAVGGRRIRRGRRAGPPGGRPAQDAALVRQGRGRPLQGDARRQPRAALRPSNNPSVATPVPNMVDVGDGVRPGALIGTSACAMTAAEAVELLERASVGA
- a CDS encoding FAD-dependent oxidoreductase, producing MSERQHDVVVIGAGVGGLVSGVRLVQAGLKPLIIEATDRIGGRFSTIEKDGFRIPTGAIAIELNGPWHETFEGLGIDADLRIPDPAVRVRIRGRDVTAGAPAWEFMIKRVTKSAAGIADAVRRAGPDEGADDAGLTLEEWAKRYTRSKTVASLFQALAASMFTVNADEMSAHTFFSCLRKTGGYKTFGFAPQGNVGIAKAVAAAIEERGGEVRTEWTATMIEIEESEAVAVLAIDAAGARHRLPACAVISDIGPVNTAKLVADSPLATEFEKRVEGTQPTSMLALAFSTREEILAGCPGMMNFTDTKRLCSMGNMTALCPELAPEGRKLYDAYSVPRPSLGGEFDVDLERRLLEEDLAKVLPGFDDAETVLFKVMRGNEKPAMRCAPGKDPGVRTPVANLVDVGDGVKPDGTSGTTACAMTARIAVDALLEEPALSGGAAAA
- a CDS encoding cytochrome P450 is translated as MATPAAHIELDRIDLSDLHLYADGPPWGLFARLRQAAPVHWNQLPDAPGFWSLTRHADIRAANLDWETYSSGLGGVFLREDQVLPWEAAQLAIINQDPPRHTKLRDIVQKVFTPRVIREREAHICELTTELIDGLIERGECDFVQDFARNLPLTVIAEMGGVPAADHQQIIQWTEPMSAFDDPRFSTSLDHRVQALGELSQYLLALVADRRENPREDLISHLTRAEVDGEGLSDLEIVIFFAFLMDAGNQTTRNTTAGAMLALMEHPEERRKLIEDPSLIGDAVEEFLRWHSAILQMRRTATRDVELHGVRIEEGQKVVLWYASGNRDPDVFSEPDRFNVTRSDAGKHQAFGGGGRHFCLGNQLARLELRVIFEELLRRIPDMELAGPVDRMRSNFFHGIVGMPVTFTPGKRS